A window of Ignavibacteriales bacterium contains these coding sequences:
- a CDS encoding PfkB family carbohydrate kinase produces the protein MKNLRVTAIGEILYDVYSDRKRLGGASFNFIYHIWKILGKANFISSVGNDDNGKEMLSYLNSIGFNTNHIYIDKKYPTGTVQVKLSEDRTPQFTISPECSYDYLTLNNSTTNLIEKETDLLYFGTLSTRSDISRNTIQSLFGKPHLKYFCDLNLRHNFYTKELIKQTLLTCNVLKINQEELDKLKQFFNLDQSNKSAIEQLTKEFDIDLIGLTLGENGAELYNKNETNYYKTEFVNVVDTLGAGDAYAAILCLGYLYKMPIGKMNKLANEFAWEICMVNGALPKDDTIYEKYRIIFN, from the coding sequence ATGAAAAATTTAAGGGTTACTGCGATAGGTGAAATACTTTACGATGTTTATTCTGATAGAAAAAGATTAGGCGGGGCATCGTTTAATTTTATTTATCACATTTGGAAGATACTGGGCAAAGCAAATTTCATTTCAAGTGTTGGTAATGATGATAACGGTAAAGAAATGCTTTCTTACCTCAACTCTATCGGTTTCAATACAAATCACATATATATAGATAAGAAATATCCAACAGGAACAGTTCAAGTAAAACTTAGCGAAGATAGAACACCGCAATTCACAATTTCTCCCGAGTGCAGTTACGATTATCTCACCTTAAATAATTCTACAACTAATCTTATCGAGAAGGAAACTGATTTGTTGTATTTCGGTACGCTTTCAACGCGCAGTGATATTTCCCGCAATACAATTCAATCTCTCTTTGGAAAACCGCACTTAAAATATTTTTGCGATCTCAATCTTCGTCACAATTTTTACACAAAGGAATTGATTAAACAAACTTTGTTGACATGTAATGTTCTTAAAATCAACCAAGAAGAATTAGACAAGCTTAAACAGTTCTTCAATCTTGATCAATCTAACAAAAGTGCTATCGAACAATTAACAAAAGAGTTTGATATTGATTTGATCGGATTAACACTTGGTGAGAATGGCGCAGAACTTTACAATAAGAATGAAACAAATTATTACAAAACAGAATTTGTTAATGTGGTTGATACTCTTGGTGCGGGTGATGCTTATGCGGCAATACTTTGTCTTGGCTATTTATACAAAATGCCGATTGGTAAAATGAATAAACTGGCAAATGAATTTGCCTGGGAAATTTGCATGGTGAATGGCGCTTTGCCGAAAGATGATACTATTTATGAAAAGTATAGGATCATTTTTAACTGA
- a CDS encoding sigma-54 dependent transcriptional regulator, whose translation MHKGKILVIDDEVNILKTIELSLSSYGYSPEVFANPIDGLARAKTVYFDLAFIDLKMQPMNGIEVLHELKKSSPDTTVVLMTAHGSIESAVEAIKKGAYDYITKPFTHKEFIHIIERVYEHHRLSKKLKGLAYQIDEKFDDDNFVSSNNKVKDILKTAKDVSDSNIPILIEGESGTGKEVLARFIHKNSLRSNNPFIIINCSAIPENLFESELFGHVKGAFTNAIKDRIGRLELADTGTVFLDEVAEIPKSMQVKLLRFLQRMEFERVGESITHSIDIRIISATNRDVEHDLSSGMLRDDFYFRIAGVKIKLPPLRDRKDDIPVLIDYFIKKYSDRNEITIPKETQKLLADYDWPGNIRELETVIKRLLVFAKDSIIKSEYLPHEIINFKPKQNIYSLQKIEDLEKLHIIETLKIASNTKEAAKILGISETTLWRKRKLYGL comes from the coding sequence ATGCATAAAGGAAAAATTCTTGTAATTGATGATGAAGTAAACATTTTAAAAACTATTGAGCTTTCGCTTAGTTCATACGGCTATTCTCCGGAAGTTTTTGCAAATCCTATAGATGGACTTGCCAGAGCAAAAACAGTTTATTTTGATCTTGCTTTTATTGATTTGAAAATGCAGCCGATGAACGGTATTGAAGTTCTTCATGAATTAAAAAAATCTTCACCCGATACAACAGTTGTATTGATGACTGCACATGGTTCAATTGAATCTGCTGTTGAAGCGATCAAAAAAGGCGCTTACGATTATATTACGAAACCATTTACTCACAAAGAATTCATACATATTATAGAACGTGTATATGAGCATCACCGGCTAAGTAAAAAGTTGAAGGGATTAGCTTATCAAATAGACGAAAAGTTTGACGATGATAATTTTGTAAGTTCAAATAACAAAGTAAAAGATATTTTAAAAACCGCAAAAGATGTTTCCGACAGCAACATTCCGATTTTAATTGAAGGTGAAAGCGGAACAGGAAAAGAAGTCCTTGCAAGATTTATTCATAAAAATAGTTTAAGAAGCAACAATCCGTTTATCATTATCAATTGCTCTGCTATCCCGGAAAATCTTTTTGAAAGCGAACTATTCGGTCATGTTAAAGGCGCTTTTACAAATGCAATTAAAGATAGAATTGGAAGATTAGAGCTTGCCGATACTGGTACGGTTTTTTTAGATGAAGTTGCGGAAATTCCAAAATCTATGCAGGTAAAGTTGCTTCGGTTTCTTCAAAGGATGGAATTTGAAAGGGTGGGCGAAAGCATTACCCACAGTATTGACATTAGAATTATTAGTGCAACAAACAGAGATGTTGAACATGATTTAAGTTCTGGAATGCTGCGCGACGATTTTTATTTTAGAATAGCAGGCGTAAAAATAAAACTACCGCCGCTTCGTGATAGAAAGGATGACATACCTGTTCTTATAGACTACTTCATAAAAAAATATTCCGACAGAAATGAGATTACTATTCCCAAAGAGACACAGAAGCTTCTTGCAGATTATGATTGGCCGGGAAATATTCGTGAGCTTGAGACTGTTATTAAACGACTTCTGGTTTTTGCAAAGGACAGCATAATTAAGTCGGAATACCTTCCTCATGAGATCATAAACTTCAAACCAAAACAGAATATATATTCATTGCAGAAAATTGAAGATCTTGAAAAGTTACACATAATAGAGACTCTAAAAATCGCTTCAAATACTAAAGAAGCTGCAAAGATTCTCGGCATATCCGAAACAACACTGTGGAGAAAGAGAAAACTTTATGGATTATAA
- a CDS encoding sulfite exporter TauE/SafE family protein, translating into MNEIIILLIIGLAAGLVSGVLGIGGGIIIIPMLVGFLSYTQKDAQGTSLGLLLLPIGILAVMNYYKAGHVNLKAVGIMAVTFVIGSYLSSLYALTLPEGVLKKVFAVFLILYALKLLMGK; encoded by the coding sequence ATGAATGAAATAATAATTCTTTTAATCATCGGTCTCGCTGCCGGTTTAGTTAGCGGTGTTCTTGGCATCGGCGGCGGAATAATTATTATACCAATGCTTGTAGGATTTTTAAGTTATACACAAAAAGACGCACAAGGAACATCGCTTGGTCTTCTTCTTCTCCCTATCGGTATTCTTGCCGTAATGAATTATTATAAAGCCGGGCATGTAAATCTTAAAGCCGTTGGTATAATGGCTGTTACATTTGTTATCGGAAGTTATTTATCATCTTTATATGCTCTTACTCTTCCCGAAGGAGTTTTGAAAAAAGTTTTTGCTGTATTTCTTATTCTTTATGCCCTTAAACTATTGATGGGAAAATAA
- a CDS encoding biopolymer transporter ExbD produces the protein MAGGDVGGDGGGHKQRKGSKRKPKKRLNIRIDMTPLVDVAFLLLTFFMLTTVFRKPQTLEINLPPDKDVEVKMAESNLLTIRCDEQHNLYWSVGFDLPHKLTFEQLPKFLKEKRQENPKFVVLLKIDRKAKYHVMIDLVDECVQANLNSRAFAPMTEIDKKEMSKATI, from the coding sequence ATGGCTGGTGGTGACGTTGGCGGCGATGGCGGTGGACACAAACAGAGAAAAGGTAGTAAAAGGAAACCAAAGAAAAGACTCAATATTCGTATTGATATGACTCCTTTGGTAGACGTTGCTTTTTTGCTGTTAACATTCTTTATGTTAACAACAGTCTTCCGTAAGCCACAAACACTTGAAATAAATCTTCCTCCGGATAAAGATGTTGAAGTTAAAATGGCCGAATCAAATTTGCTAACTATCAGATGCGATGAACAACATAATCTTTATTGGAGTGTTGGATTTGATTTGCCTCATAAACTTACTTTTGAGCAATTACCAAAATTCCTAAAAGAGAAAAGACAAGAGAACCCAAAATTTGTTGTACTTCTTAAGATAGATAGAAAAGCAAAATATCATGTTATGATTGATCTGGTTGACGAATGTGTTCAAGCCAATCTTAACAGTCGTGCTTTTGCACCAATGACTGAAATCGATAAAAAAGAAATGTCAAAAGCAACCATATAA
- a CDS encoding DMT family transporter, translated as MLVTFFWSTSFIIIKLGLRDIPPLTFAGLRYFLAFVCLLPFALTKERISEIKKIDRKDWLRLTVLGLLFYTFTQGTQFIGLSLLPAVTVSLLLNFTPIIVAIMGIFLLSERPSVLQWVGASLFIVGILTYFYPVDLPESKTLGIIVMAVGVFSNAFSSVLGRGINRSSKFHPLTVTVISMGIGSIVMLIIGLVTQGLPLLSLTNILFLLWLAVVNTAFAFTLWNLSLRTLTAMESSIINGTMLIQIAFLAWIFIGEPVTWREGIGMLIAAAGAVVVQIKRRN; from the coding sequence TTGCTTGTTACTTTCTTCTGGTCTACATCATTCATAATAATAAAGTTGGGATTGCGAGATATTCCCCCGTTGACTTTTGCCGGGTTGCGTTACTTCTTAGCTTTTGTTTGTCTGCTTCCTTTTGCGTTAACAAAAGAAAGAATTTCCGAAATAAAGAAAATAGATAGAAAAGATTGGCTTCGTTTAACTGTCCTCGGACTTCTCTTTTATACATTTACTCAAGGAACTCAATTTATCGGATTATCACTTCTTCCCGCAGTAACTGTAAGTCTGCTTCTTAATTTCACACCTATCATAGTTGCGATAATGGGAATTTTTCTTTTATCTGAAAGACCTTCAGTGCTTCAATGGGTAGGGGCAAGTTTATTTATTGTAGGAATCCTTACTTATTTTTATCCGGTTGATCTGCCCGAAAGCAAAACTCTTGGAATTATTGTGATGGCAGTTGGAGTTTTCTCCAACGCATTTTCTTCCGTATTGGGCCGCGGAATAAATCGAAGCAGTAAATTCCATCCTTTAACGGTTACAGTTATAAGCATGGGGATTGGATCAATCGTAATGTTGATTATTGGTCTTGTAACACAAGGATTACCGCTTTTAAGTTTAACAAATATTTTATTTTTACTTTGGCTTGCAGTTGTAAATACAGCTTTTGCATTTACACTTTGGAATTTATCTTTGAGAACTCTCACTGCGATGGAATCAAGCATAATAAACGGAACAATGTTAATCCAAATTGCTTTTCTTGCTTGGATATTTATTGGTGAGCCTGTAACGTGGAGGGAAGGGATCGGAATGTTGATTGCTGCTGCCGGAGCTGTTGTTGTTCAAATCAAAAGAAGAAACTAA
- a CDS encoding M1 family metallopeptidase has translation MKKIISLLFIVLSTQIFAQFGSQDSGGKLSPFQACYDVKFYDLNLTIDLNEKAIAGTVIMRAQALSDFKKILIDLDSRYTIDGVQSVLDNKQEIDLKFTHESNKVWIDFPATIKKGEFFSTKITYAGLPRIAKRPPWDDGLVLAKTKDGKDWVTLTCQGGGADTWWPCKDHPSDEPDSVSLHFTAPSDLILVSNGRFISSNENNNGTKTWNWFVSTPINNYGVIFYLGPYKRIDYDYTSVTGEKFPFTVWVLPESYEKAKEHAPQFLIHMKVMEELIGPYPFRGDKYAVVEAPHLGMEQQTAIAYGYGWKNHPQFAFDWLHHHEFSHEWWGNLVTCRDWSDFWIHEGIGTYMQPLYLEKVFGKDEYFRYMKSIKHFSNKNPVAQRGEKTSSESYNNDIYYKGGWIVHTLRYYLGDEMFFKVLRRWAYPTEEMEKIKDGRQCRITTTDELMEMAEKISGKKLDWFFEVYLRHAPLPILNVKSTNNKVELSWETENNLPFPMPVDVSIAGKIVRMEMKNGISVIDLPQGSDFTVDPMDWVLKAVKQ, from the coding sequence ATGAAAAAAATAATATCGCTTCTGTTCATTGTTTTATCCACACAAATCTTTGCACAATTCGGCTCTCAAGATTCCGGCGGAAAACTTTCTCCTTTTCAAGCTTGTTATGATGTAAAATTTTACGACCTTAATCTGACAATAGACTTAAACGAAAAAGCTATCGCCGGTACGGTTATTATGCGTGCACAAGCTCTAAGTGATTTCAAAAAAATCTTGATTGATCTTGACAGCAGATATACAATTGATGGGGTTCAGTCTGTTCTGGACAACAAACAAGAAATTGATTTGAAGTTTACCCACGAAAGCAATAAAGTTTGGATTGATTTTCCCGCAACGATTAAGAAAGGTGAGTTCTTCTCAACAAAAATTACTTATGCGGGTCTTCCTCGAATTGCAAAACGTCCGCCGTGGGATGACGGATTGGTGCTTGCTAAAACAAAGGATGGAAAAGATTGGGTAACTCTAACATGTCAAGGTGGCGGAGCTGATACATGGTGGCCATGTAAAGATCATCCGTCTGATGAACCCGATTCGGTTTCACTTCATTTCACTGCACCTTCCGATTTAATTCTTGTCAGCAATGGAAGATTTATTTCATCTAACGAAAACAACAACGGAACTAAAACGTGGAACTGGTTTGTATCAACTCCAATCAATAATTATGGTGTAATTTTTTATCTCGGCCCATATAAACGGATAGATTACGATTACACAAGTGTAACCGGAGAAAAATTTCCATTCACCGTTTGGGTACTTCCGGAAAGTTATGAGAAGGCAAAAGAACATGCCCCTCAGTTTTTAATTCATATGAAAGTGATGGAAGAACTCATCGGGCCGTATCCTTTCCGCGGCGATAAATATGCTGTTGTTGAAGCGCCTCATCTTGGCATGGAACAACAAACTGCTATTGCATACGGTTATGGCTGGAAGAATCATCCGCAGTTTGCGTTCGATTGGCTTCATCATCATGAATTTTCTCACGAGTGGTGGGGCAATCTTGTTACGTGCAGAGATTGGAGCGATTTCTGGATTCATGAAGGAATTGGAACTTATATGCAGCCGCTTTATTTGGAAAAAGTTTTCGGTAAAGACGAATACTTCCGATATATGAAATCAATAAAACATTTTAGTAATAAAAATCCGGTTGCCCAGCGTGGTGAAAAAACTTCGAGCGAATCTTACAATAACGATATCTATTATAAAGGTGGATGGATAGTTCACACACTTCGCTATTACCTGGGCGATGAAATGTTTTTCAAAGTGCTGCGAAGATGGGCATATCCAACAGAAGAGATGGAAAAAATAAAAGACGGAAGACAATGCCGCATTACTACAACCGACGAGTTAATGGAAATGGCAGAAAAAATTTCCGGTAAAAAATTAGATTGGTTCTTTGAAGTTTATCTTAGACACGCACCTTTACCGATTCTAAATGTGAAAAGCACCAACAATAAAGTTGAACTAAGCTGGGAAACTGAAAATAATCTTCCTTTCCCAATGCCTGTTGATGTAAGTATCGCCGGAAAAATTGTTCGCATGGAAATGAAAAACGGAATTAGCGTGATTGATTTACCACAAGGATCTGATTTTACAGTTGATCCAATGGATTGGGTATTAAAGGCAGTTAAACAATAA
- a CDS encoding MotA/TolQ/ExbB proton channel family protein codes for MKQSAFIVILFFVALVAAFIIYLFVLGNPANFADYATKGTKEVPLGGNIMGMVYVGGPLVALLICLSIMVFAIIIERALSLKKAAGKQVIPKFFKKVIDQIRANKINDAIASCDAQRGSVANVLKAALSRFQEVTSSGSTVDNEKKLVEVQRSVEESMMLETPLLEKNLIALSTIASIATMVGLLGTVIGMIRAFKALAQAGAPDAISLATGISEALINTAGGLFAAILAIVAYNFYVNKVDNFTYQIDEANYNVMQLLKEK; via the coding sequence ATGAAACAATCTGCTTTTATCGTAATTCTTTTCTTCGTTGCCTTAGTCGCAGCTTTTATTATTTATTTATTTGTGCTGGGCAATCCGGCTAATTTTGCAGACTATGCAACAAAAGGGACAAAAGAAGTTCCATTGGGCGGTAACATTATGGGTATGGTTTACGTTGGCGGTCCGCTTGTTGCATTATTAATTTGTCTTTCAATTATGGTATTTGCAATTATTATTGAAAGAGCACTTTCACTTAAAAAAGCTGCTGGTAAACAAGTAATTCCAAAATTCTTTAAAAAAGTAATTGATCAGATCAGAGCGAATAAAATAAATGACGCTATAGCTTCTTGTGATGCACAAAGAGGTTCTGTGGCAAATGTTTTAAAAGCAGCTTTAAGCAGATTTCAAGAAGTTACCTCATCCGGTTCAACAGTTGATAATGAAAAGAAACTTGTTGAAGTTCAACGTTCAGTTGAAGAATCAATGATGTTGGAAACACCGCTCTTAGAGAAAAACTTAATTGCACTTTCAACAATTGCATCTATTGCAACAATGGTTGGTCTTTTAGGAACAGTTATAGGTATGATTCGTGCGTTCAAAGCTCTTGCACAAGCAGGCGCCCCGGATGCAATTTCTTTAGCTACCGGTATTTCTGAAGCATTGATCAATACCGCGGGCGGTTTGTTTGCAGCTATTCTTGCTATCGTTGCTTATAACTTTTACGTAAACAAAGTCGATAACTTCACATACCAAATTGATGAAGCAAACTATAACGTTATGCAATTATTAAAAGAAAAGTGA
- a CDS encoding biopolymer transporter ExbD: MPRIKKKRVSVRIDMTPLVDVAFLLLTFFMLTTQFKPTEEVEITFPYSHAEVKLPETNTMILYVSKDSKLFLGFDSSILMEKMFGQANRLRQAVEVKQENLGDLLIKARISNPKLITIVKSDAESEFGLVQDMMELLRKVQITRFNMVTNFKVDKKS, from the coding sequence ATGCCGCGCATTAAAAAGAAAAGAGTCTCTGTTCGTATAGATATGACTCCGTTGGTGGATGTGGCATTCCTGCTTCTTACCTTCTTCATGCTTACTACACAGTTTAAACCCACAGAAGAAGTAGAGATTACCTTTCCATATTCGCATGCGGAAGTTAAACTTCCGGAAACCAACACAATGATTCTATATGTAAGCAAAGATTCAAAACTGTTTCTTGGTTTCGATTCATCTATATTAATGGAAAAAATGTTTGGCCAAGCTAATCGGCTTCGCCAGGCTGTTGAAGTTAAACAGGAAAATCTTGGTGATCTTTTAATCAAAGCAAGAATTTCTAATCCTAAACTTATTACTATAGTGAAATCTGATGCTGAATCAGAATTTGGATTAGTTCAGGATATGATGGAGCTGCTTCGAAAAGTTCAGATAACCAGATTTAATATGGTAACAAATTTTAAAGTTGATAAAAAAAGTTAA
- a CDS encoding ATP-binding protein: MLKLYTTSLRSKILLGFTVILLIMFFATLWSIYNFYRLNEQIKITMQQNYTSIIAADNMGRALDEQLQSIVIMYNQNFEVGEKLFEKTKQDFYYWYDRARESVPASEEKDIRNILDDLNSEYQRFVKDISDNIDYNIYISNKRQTLRSDFVRFVDEIQSIKKRNNSILEINHSALNGAVSRVKDITQGATITILIILFGAIATSLAFGSRFSDYIVKPISNLRQSVTHIAEGNFNERIEIDENGDEISSLAEEFNKMSEKLQVYEQFNLNKILYEKKKSELIIESMNEPVLMVDENFDVMLSNKTFNEVFGESLLTQHNIQKILAPQTIGSKNDTTQVSKDLYQKEDIINIKYGNGEQKYFKVIAASLDIPESNLKGTVIVFNDITKYQELDRMKSEFIAKVSHELKTPLTSIGMALGILEDGVVGSLSQNQNELILSMKEDFERLNRLVYEILELTKLEANIGKSKFEKFEAQKLAEHISKKFLILAKEKKINLQIIDKSNKLKINGSYDNMISALENLVSNSLRFTPTGGEIKVNFSRNDGNLLIEISDTGIGISPDNLKKIFDKFIQIDDSAPGSLGLGLSIAKEVIELHNGEIKAFSDLGKGSTFQIKLPEA; this comes from the coding sequence ATGCTTAAGCTTTACACAACAAGTCTGCGCAGTAAAATTCTGCTCGGTTTTACAGTAATACTGCTCATCATGTTCTTTGCAACATTATGGAGTATCTATAATTTTTACCGTCTTAATGAGCAGATCAAAATTACTATGCAGCAGAATTATACAAGCATTATAGCTGCAGATAATATGGGCCGTGCGCTTGATGAACAATTACAGTCAATCGTAATAATGTATAATCAAAATTTTGAAGTAGGCGAAAAGCTTTTTGAAAAAACGAAACAGGATTTCTATTACTGGTATGATCGCGCCCGCGAATCAGTCCCCGCATCCGAAGAAAAAGATATTAGAAATATCTTGGATGATTTAAACTCCGAATACCAAAGGTTTGTTAAAGATATTTCCGATAATATTGATTATAACATTTATATCTCAAACAAACGACAAACATTGCGTAGTGATTTTGTAAGGTTCGTTGATGAAATTCAATCTATTAAAAAAAGAAACAATAGTATTCTCGAAATCAATCACTCCGCATTAAACGGTGCCGTATCGAGAGTAAAAGATATTACACAAGGCGCAACTATTACAATTCTTATAATTCTTTTCGGAGCTATAGCAACCAGTCTAGCCTTTGGATCTCGGTTCTCAGATTATATTGTTAAACCGATTTCAAATCTAAGACAATCGGTGACACACATTGCGGAAGGAAATTTTAATGAACGAATTGAGATTGATGAAAATGGCGACGAGATAAGTTCATTGGCAGAAGAATTTAATAAGATGAGCGAAAAACTTCAGGTTTACGAACAGTTTAATCTAAATAAGATTTTGTATGAAAAGAAAAAATCGGAACTAATAATAGAAAGCATGAACGAACCGGTGTTAATGGTGGACGAGAATTTTGATGTTATGCTTTCCAATAAGACGTTTAATGAAGTATTTGGGGAAAGTCTGCTTACACAGCATAACATTCAAAAAATACTAGCACCGCAAACTATCGGTTCAAAAAATGATACTACACAAGTAAGTAAAGATCTTTATCAAAAAGAGGATATAATAAATATTAAATACGGAAACGGAGAGCAAAAATATTTTAAGGTTATTGCCGCTTCTCTTGATATTCCGGAAAGCAATTTGAAAGGGACCGTAATTGTTTTTAATGATATTACAAAGTATCAAGAACTTGACCGCATGAAGTCCGAGTTTATTGCTAAAGTATCTCATGAACTTAAAACCCCGCTTACTTCAATAGGTATGGCGTTGGGAATATTGGAAGATGGGGTTGTTGGCAGTCTATCTCAAAATCAAAATGAACTTATTCTATCTATGAAAGAAGATTTTGAAAGACTCAACAGACTTGTGTATGAGATACTTGAGCTGACAAAACTCGAGGCTAATATTGGTAAAAGTAAATTCGAAAAATTCGAAGCTCAAAAACTTGCAGAACATATTTCAAAGAAATTTTTAATTCTAGCAAAAGAAAAAAAGATTAATCTTCAGATTATTGATAAAAGTAATAAGTTAAAGATCAACGGCAGCTATGATAATATGATCAGCGCTCTGGAAAACTTAGTGTCTAATTCACTTAGGTTCACACCCACTGGAGGAGAAATAAAAGTTAATTTTTCAAGAAACGATGGAAATTTGCTAATCGAAATTTCCGATACGGGAATTGGTATCAGTCCAGATAACTTGAAAAAAATATTTGATAAGTTTATACAGATAGATGATTCGGCCCCCGGGAGCTTGGGGCTCGGTCTTTCCATTGCAAAAGAAGTGATCGAATTACATAACGGTGAAATAAAAGCGTTCAGTGACCTTGGTAAAGGAAGTACATTTCAAATAAAATTGCCGGAAGCATAA
- a CDS encoding energy transducer TonB: MSETIALKKNGGIYGAFELKKLYPRNYAIGVTIAILLHLSLIASYYIYQEITREDFDNAPTVGRVLKYSDLGPPPSITNEAPPQISVAGPVAPPTVGVPVPVPDEQAPPEATIATQQEMSQQVAPALGNDIGGQTQITQDIKIEEEPGIDAFVAVEKLPEMVVAVKPEYPEIAKRAGITGKVFVKVLVDKEGKPKRAVVIKTDSDLFNDAAIAAAMKSAFTPALQNNHPIAVWIVLPYRFQLQE; this comes from the coding sequence ATGTCTGAAACAATAGCACTTAAAAAAAATGGCGGAATATATGGAGCTTTCGAATTAAAAAAGCTCTACCCAAGAAATTATGCGATCGGAGTAACGATTGCGATACTTCTTCACTTATCGTTGATAGCATCTTATTATATATATCAAGAGATTACTCGCGAAGATTTTGATAATGCGCCGACGGTAGGCAGAGTATTAAAATATAGTGACCTTGGTCCACCGCCTTCTATTACAAATGAAGCACCTCCGCAAATATCTGTTGCAGGCCCAGTAGCTCCTCCTACGGTTGGTGTTCCTGTCCCTGTTCCTGATGAACAAGCTCCACCTGAAGCTACAATTGCTACTCAACAAGAGATGAGCCAGCAGGTTGCGCCAGCTTTGGGTAATGATATAGGCGGACAAACTCAAATCACTCAAGATATAAAAATTGAAGAAGAGCCGGGAATAGATGCTTTCGTAGCAGTGGAGAAATTACCCGAGATGGTAGTTGCCGTAAAACCGGAATATCCTGAAATTGCAAAACGCGCAGGTATAACCGGAAAAGTTTTTGTGAAAGTCTTAGTTGATAAAGAAGGTAAACCGAAAAGGGCAGTAGTAATTAAAACAGATTCAGATTTGTTTAATGATGCAGCGATTGCAGCAGCTATGAAATCGGCTTTTACTCCTGCATTGCAGAATAATCACCCGATTGCTGTTTGGATAGTTTTACCATATAGATTCCAATTACAGGAATAA
- a CDS encoding substrate-binding domain-containing protein, which translates to MRTLTKISFLFFHFILMFTACNERQISPLKGSLKCYVDESLYNVVKAARDTFVVHYPGSSIELVSVKAREGIASVLNQEAKIFISTRELNAEEKAFSEKSKLDLHHINFCYDAVVPVVSENDSKYQITVQEIKSLISGQTTNYKVIVPEHNSGVYEYLKENVLDKKELQNITIVKSEEEVISKIKQTKKSIGFVGVNTLTDVKGIKVLELGSKIRSDGEVLYYKPYAAYLITQNYPFTRTTTIFLNEIGIGLASGFATFLTSFEGQKIVAKNNLGPATVPIKMVK; encoded by the coding sequence ATGAGGACTCTAACTAAAATATCTTTTCTGTTTTTTCATTTTATTTTGATGTTCACTGCTTGCAACGAACGTCAAATATCTCCGCTCAAGGGCTCACTTAAATGTTATGTTGATGAATCTCTTTACAATGTTGTTAAAGCAGCAAGAGATACTTTTGTTGTGCATTACCCCGGCAGCAGTATAGAATTAGTTTCAGTTAAAGCGCGCGAAGGAATTGCATCGGTTCTTAATCAAGAAGCAAAGATTTTTATCAGCACCAGGGAATTGAACGCTGAAGAAAAAGCATTTTCTGAAAAATCAAAATTAGATTTGCACCACATTAATTTTTGTTATGATGCCGTTGTTCCAGTTGTAAGTGAAAACGATTCGAAATATCAGATTACAGTCCAAGAAATAAAAAGTTTAATATCCGGGCAAACAACAAATTATAAAGTTATTGTTCCCGAACACAATTCCGGTGTTTATGAATATTTGAAGGAAAACGTACTTGATAAAAAGGAACTTCAGAATATTACAATAGTTAAAAGTGAAGAAGAAGTAATCAGCAAAATAAAACAGACAAAAAAAAGTATTGGCTTTGTAGGAGTTAACACATTAACTGATGTAAAAGGAATTAAAGTTTTGGAATTAGGTTCAAAAATTAGGAGTGATGGAGAAGTGTTATATTATAAACCATATGCCGCTTATTTGATAACTCAGAATTATCCTTTTACACGGACTACAACTATTTTTCTGAATGAAATTGGTATTGGTTTGGCTTCGGGATTTGCAACTTTCTTAACAAGTTTTGAAGGCCAGAAAATTGTAGCAAAAAATAATTTGGGACCAGCAACTGTTCCAATTAAAATGGTGAAATAA